A stretch of DNA from SAR202 cluster bacterium:
CAATGGCTACTTGGATTGAAGTCCCTTGGATTCAAGGAACTTTTGCTGGTGAATATCCTCTTCCACCTATTTCAGAAGGGAAAGTATATTTACCAGAAGGTAGTGGTCTGGGACTAAAATAACAAAAATCTCACAGGAAATACTATGAAAATTGGAATAGAATTAGCAATTAAGACACCTGTGAACGAAATAGAACAGGCAATAAAGCTTTGTGAAAAACATAATTTAGACAGAATTTGGATTCCTGATTCTAATATTTCCCTCTGGGAATTCTGGTCAATACTAGGTCTTACTGCAAATGTTTCTAACAAAATAAGAATAGGGGCAGGGGTGACATCGCCATATCAAAGAAACCCTGTTGTAATGGCACAAGCTGCAGCAACAATAGATCAACTTTCAAATGGTAGACTAGATATGGCATTAGGGAGAGGTAGTCGATTTTGGCTTTCAAATATTGGGATAGACGGAGTTGATGATGGATTAAATGAATCTTTTGAAATTTTAAAATCTCTTTTTGCTGGTAATGAATTAGATTACTCTGGAAATCAATTTAATATTAAGTCACCAGCTTTACGACAGTCTATAATTCAAGAAACTATACCAATATATATAGCAAACACGAGTGAATACTGGACGGAAAAAGCAATAAATTTTGCAGATGGTATTCATACCTACACTACAAATATAAATCTATTAAATTACATGAATGAAGCATCAAATAAAGCAATTCAAAAACCGTTTTATAAAATTACTACGATTGGATATATTCAACCCAAAGAAGTCGAAACGTGGTGGGTATCAAATTTTGCAAAAAACAGAAACTTACAACTACTTTGTAATAGAAATTCTGATGATATAGATATAGAAGAACTAAAAAATGACCTTATTTTTAATAACAAAAAATCTCTTAACCAACAAATATCAAAACTAGAATCAGCAAATTTTGATGAGTTAATGATAGCCTATCGAAGACCTGAAGATTTGGAATATATATTAAAAACAGTTAAAGATTGCACATAGTGGCATATATAAAAAGGATTTACTATGGATGGTATATAGCGCTTTCAGGCACTATAACTAGCTTTATTTCTTTAGCAGTACTACAAATAGGACACGGTGCATTTATAAATGATATTTATGATGAACTTTCTTGGAGTATGACTGCAATATCTACCGGTTTTTCAATCAGGGTCTTTGGAGCAGGAATATTATCACCCTTAGGTGGATATCTAATTGATAAATTTGGGCCTAGAATAACCTGTATTACTGGCACCACTTTAACATTTATTGGATTAATTTTGTTTTCAATAATGACTGAATTATGGGTTTTTTATCTCTCCTCAATAATAATTGCAATTGGTATGAGTATAGGTTCACATAACGCTATAACAGCGTCAATTATGCACTGGTTTGATAAAAAGAGAGGCTTTGCTTATTCATTCTCTGCAACAGGAAGGGCTTTAGGATATATCGGAATAGTTCCAATAACATTACTATTGACCAACTATGGTTGGCGAGATACCTCATTGTATGCTTCTTATTTTTTCTTTATTGTGTCTTTACCCGCTTCTTTTGTGATAAAACCGAATCCAGAACTAGAAAATAAATCTCTAATAAAACCTAAATCTGAAAAAAAGATAATCAATAATGAATATGGAATAGTTGATGCTTTAAAAACACCTGCATTTTGGTTTTTAGCATTTGCGCAATTAATTTACAGTTTTGGGAATCAAATGAATTTAGTTCATCAGCAACCAGCATTGAAATCAATTGGATATTCATTAAGTTCCGTTGCTTTGATTGTAACCATATTTGGTGGAATCCAAGTCTTTGGAAGACTTGGGTCAGGGTGGATTGGAGATCGTATTGGTAGATCGTTTTTACTTATGATTAGCTTTTTGCTAATGGGAGTTGGATGGATTGGGCTTCTTTTTGCAACTCCTGATGCAATATTTTTTATTAGCCTGTATCTACTATTCTATACAGCAGGACAATCAGCTCATACAGCAACGGATCAAACTGTAGTAGCAGATTTTTTTGGAATTACAAGGTTTGCTACAATAAAAGGTTCAATGCAATTAATTGCACTATTGGGAGGAATTACAGGTCCTATTATGGCTGGACGCATTTATGATGTATATGGTAGTTATGACATAGCATTTATTATTTTATGCCCTGTAGTTAGCTTAGGTACCTTGTGCGTATTTATGGCAAGAAAACTAAGTAATAAAAATTAATATTTTTATCTGCTAGAAAGTTGAAAATGAAATAGTCTTTTTATAAAATTAAGACATACTTAAAGGAGGTTGTCATGGTTTTAGAAGTATTCCATGTAAGTGAAGAGGATTCTATTAGAATTGATGCTAATCGACTAAGAAATACAGTTGAAGCATTATTTAAAAGTGCAGGCATGCCCGAACATGATGCAAAAATAGCAACTGATTGTCTATTAAGTGCAGATCTTCGCGGAGTCGATAGCCATGGCGTATCCAATATGCTACGCGTATATATGCAAAACATAAATGATGGTGTTATAAACCCTGCACCAGATTGGAAAATAACTAACGAAAGATTATCCATAGCAAATATAGACTGTGATAGAGGGCTGGGAATAGTAATAGCCCCTCAAGCAATGGAAATCGCAATTGAAAAAGCAAAAGCGACCGGAATTGGTGTTGTAACTATGGCTAATGGTGCACATGCAGGTATGGTTGCATATCATGCAATGTTAGCACTAAAACACGATATGATCGGCATGTCTATGACAGCAGCAGGAGCACAAGTTCTACCTACTTTTGGAGCTGAGCCTAGACTTGGCACTAACCCTATAGCAATTGCAGCACCTGCAAATAAAGAAAGACCTTTTGTTTTTGATGCTGCTACAAGCTCTGTAGCAGTAAATAAAATTAACCTTGCAAAAAGAATGAACGTTGCGATACCTGGAGGACTGGTTGCTCAAGCTGATGGAACACCTATATTAGAAGAATCCTTAGTGCCTGATAACTACAAATTGCTCCCTACGGGATCAACTAGAGAACAAGGGTCTCATAAAGGATACGCACTAGCTTGTATGGTTGAGATATTATGTAGCATTATGTCTGGGAGTGGTTTTGGATTTTCAAATGAACGAGGAAGAGCCCAAAGTTATGTTGCAGCATATGATGTTTCAGCATTTACCGACGTTAATGAATTTAAAAATACTATGGATGAATTTATAAAAAGCCTACGTGAAACACCCCCAGCACCTGGACAAAATGAAGTTGTAATCCCAGGACACCCAGAATTTGATGAAGAAATAGAACGTGGACAAAAAGGTATACCTTTACATAAAGAAGTTATCCAATGGTTCGATGATATTTGTGGTGAATTAGGAATAAATTCAATATGGAAATAAAATATCGCGACCTAATACTCCCAAATGGATTACAAGTAATCATTTCAGAAAATCACACATTGCCTACAGCTGCAGTAAACTTATGGTACCATGTTGGATCTAAAAATGAACAAATAGGTAAAACTGGATTCGCCCATCTTTTTGAACATATTATGTTTGAGGGTTCAAAAAATCATGATACTGGATTTTTCCAAGCCATAGAAAAACTTGGAGCATCCCTTAATGGTTCTACAAATTCTGACCGTACAAATTATTGGGAAAATTTTCCAAGTAATTACTTGGAATATATCCTCTGGTTAGAATCAGACAGAATGGGTTTTTTGCTTGAAGCATTCGATCAAAAAAAATTCGATACCGAAAAAGACGTAGTTAAGAATGAAAGAAGACAAAGCTATGAAAATAGACCTTATGGGGTGTCACATCTTGTATTACAAGAACTCATTTATCCAAGCCCTCATCCATATCATTGGCCAACCATTGGGTATCACGAAGATTTAGATAGTGCCAATTTAGATGATGTCAAAGATTTTTTTAAAAAATATTATGTGCCAGCTAACGCAAGTATTTCTATAGTAGGAGATATAGACCTAAATAAAACAGAAGAATTAGTATATAAATATTTTTCAGAAATACCTAAAAGTCCTAGACCAGAAAAACTAAAATCCTACCCTGTACGATTATCAGGAAATATAGAAATGTCGATTTATGACAAAATCACTTTGCCTGCAATCCAACTAGCTTACCCTACAGTCGAAAAATTCCATAATTATGAAGCTGCCCTAGATCTATTATCAATAATTTTAGGAGACGGTGAAAGCAGTAGATTACATAAAGCTTTAATTAATCGAGAACAGATCGCAATAGACGTATCGGTTTACCATGATTCAAACGAAATAGCAGGAGATTTTAAAGTTGATGCTGTTGCTGCTGAGTCGATAGATATTGATAATTTATTAACTAAATTACAAAAAGAATTTGACAACATAGCAAATACACCTTTTACACTTGAAGAGCTCGAACGATCTAAAAACAAAATAATAACTGGAAGAGCAAGAAGACTTTCGCGCAATGGGGGATTTGGAGGCAGAGCAGACCTATTAAATTTCTATAATGTTTATCAATCCAACCCAAATCTTATCAATACGGATACTTCAAGATACCAAGATGTAACCTTGGAAGACTTAAGTAATGTATTTAATAAATACATATACAATCGTAATCATGTAGCATTAAAAACATTACCACAACCTAGTAATGAAAACGTATCTATTCAAGTACCTGAAATTGATCGATCCATACCGCCCCATACAGAACAATCCTCAGAATATGTGCCAGAAATACCTACCTTACATAGTTTAAAAAATGGTATGAAACTAATTTTTCAACAAAAAACTGATAATGAATTAGTTTCATTTAAACTCTTAACTCTTGATGGTGCAATGACAGATCCTAAAACAATGTCTGGATTGACAAACCTCACTACAGAATTACTTGCTACAGGTACAGAAAACCGCACAATTACAGATATTGCTAATGATTTCGAGTATATAGGCAGTCATTTAAACTATATGACGGGTAGAGAAACTACAGTACTTGATTCTGAATCTCTAAATACGTTATGGGGGACAGGATTAGAAATAATCGGAGACATATACGAGAATCCAGTCTTCCCAGAGAATGAAATTAAAAGAAAGGTCAAAGAACAAATCACAGAACTATCTACTATTAAAGACAGTCCAAACGCATTAGCAAGGATAATTTTTCCTCAAATAATTTATGGGGATGCTTCTCAATTCGGCCATCCAATACTAGGTGCTGCCAATAGTCTTTCTGCAATCAAACAACAAGATATTATTAAACATCATAAATCAAGAGATACAAATGAAACATTTCTTATAGTAACTGGCAATACGACACTTGAAGAAATAGAAAAATATTCAGATCGAGCCTTTAAGCAGAAATATAACACAATTGATAAGAAGCATTCTCCTAATATCGAACTTGAAAAACTTCCTATATACAATATAGTTGATCTCCCTGGAGCCCCTCAAACTGTTATACGTGTAGGCTTCCCATGGAAAGGACGTAAGGACAGTCAATATTATGCTGCAACAGTTTTAAATCAAATACTCGGGGGGCAGTTTACTTCCCGTATAAATACAAATCTACGACAAGACAAAGGTTACACCTATGGGTTTCATTCATGGTTTGATTGGTCCGAGAACCATTCAATTTATTCAACTGGAGGATCTGTACAAACGAGCACAACTATGGCCTCGCTTCAAGAAATATATAAAGAAATCGAAGAATTTAAAACTTCTCGCATCCCTCAAAAAGAAGAGTTTGAAGAAGCAAAATCATCTTTAATTCGGCAATATCCATCTGCATTTGAATCGAACTCATCAGTAAATAATATTTTAACAAACATTGCTTTACATAGTTTGGGAACAGATTATTATCAAAACTATTGTCAAAATATTGAAAAAGTAACTATCGATGAAGTAATGCAAGTAGCAAAGGAATTACTGTCTATTCAATCTATTATTATATTGATTGTTGGGGATAAGACAGTTATCGAAAACGATAAGAATAAATTAGATATTACATTTACAGATATAACTGAAAAATACATTCAAAAATAAAAGGCCAGGTTACGGACACCTGACCTTTTCACACTACTTATAGTAACTACCAAGGATTGCTTAGTACATATTCACAATAACATCAAGTTTCGAATATGTCCAATATTTTTTTAATCAGCATTATTAATTACTCAATCTCATCTAAATTATTCTATAAATCAGATGCACTTAAAGCATTTTTATTTGATAAGGCAGTTATAATTTCATTAATTATAGAAAGTTTTTTCTCATCCTTTATATTAATTACTTTTGTATAATTGGCTGTATCCAATGGTGTCGTTCCATTTCCATCTACATAATTTATTTCTGCTCCAGAGTCAATTAATAAATCAACCATTTCTTTTTGAAGAAAAAATACTGCCCAATGTAATGGTGTAGCTTTATCTTTATTATTGGCTTCTAAGTTTATATCTGCACCATTAGAAAGTAGAAGATCTACAATTTCAACATTTCCTTTAACTACTGCCAGATGTAATGGATGAGCACCTGCTAATGGTATTCCAACTGGAACAGGGTAATTATTTATATTTGTGCCCGTATCTATGTGTTGTTGTACAATTTCAATATTTTCTTTATCGATTGCAGTCAATAAATCAATAGAAGGAGTTGAATTTTTAGTATTATCACTACAAGACAAAGTAACGATCATAATACTTGTAAGTAAAAACAAAGCTACGAGCCGATTGAACATATACTTCCTTATACTAACCAAGTTGATTAGATAATTTACCTAAAATCAAATCCATTCTTCCGATAAATTCATCAATTTCATCACTAGTAATACACAATGGTGGCGACATAGGTATCACATCACCTACACGGCCTAAAAGTGCATGTTCTCTCATTAAAACCGCACCTTTCTTTGCTAGTTCATCTTCCTTGGAAAATTTTTCTTTTGTTGATCTATCCTTTACCAATTCAATAGCGCAAAGGAGTCCAAGACCACCACGAATATCTCCTACAATTTCATGTTTTCTAAGAGTTTGTAGTTTTTCGTACAGATAATCCCCCATAACACGAGAGTTTTCAACCATTCCTTCATTGATCATAATATCTAAATTTGTAATGGCTGCAGCACATGCAACAGGATTTCCCCCAAATGTAATAAGGCTTCTGAAAGTTTTATCATCATCCCCGATAAAAGCATCTGCTACTTTTTTTGAAGCGATTGTTGCACCAATAGGTATATATCCGCTAGTCAAACCCTTCGCAACAGTCATAATATCTGGCGTTATACCCCAATGCTCAACAGCAAACATTTTGCCAGTTCTTCCAAATCCAGTTATCACTTCATCACAAATCAACAAAACTCCATATTTATCACATATTTCACGTACTAAAGGCCAATATCTAGGATCGGGAATGTGAATTCCGTTAGCAGCTGAAATTGGCTCTCCTATAACAGCAGCTACAGACTCAGGTCCTTCGTGCAATATTGCGCGCTCAATGTCATATGCACATTCTATTGGATCCTGATATATATCACGATAATTATCAACATTAGAAACATGGATATTACCTGGCATCAAGGGACCATAATCACCTGGAGCACCAACTCCTCCTCCTCCAAGACTTATGCATGCATGAGTAGCTCCGTGATACGAGCCTCTTCGGCTAATTACTTTCCAACGTGATTGTCCGTTGTTACTATGATATTTTTTTGCCATTTTCAAAGCTGTTTCAACCGCCTCTGAGCCACCACTGACAAAATAAATACGGCTTTCTTTATCTGGTGTCAAAGACGCTAATTTACCCGATAATTCAACAGTAGCCGGGCTAACTGTACCACCTGGTGAATAGGAAACTTGTGTCATTTGTTTATAAACAGCTTCTGCTATTTCATTTCGACCATGGCCTATATTTTTTAACCACATACCAGCTATGGTATCAAA
This window harbors:
- a CDS encoding MFS transporter codes for the protein MAYIKRIYYGWYIALSGTITSFISLAVLQIGHGAFINDIYDELSWSMTAISTGFSIRVFGAGILSPLGGYLIDKFGPRITCITGTTLTFIGLILFSIMTELWVFYLSSIIIAIGMSIGSHNAITASIMHWFDKKRGFAYSFSATGRALGYIGIVPITLLLTNYGWRDTSLYASYFFFIVSLPASFVIKPNPELENKSLIKPKSEKKIINNEYGIVDALKTPAFWFLAFAQLIYSFGNQMNLVHQQPALKSIGYSLSSVALIVTIFGGIQVFGRLGSGWIGDRIGRSFLLMISFLLMGVGWIGLLFATPDAIFFISLYLLFYTAGQSAHTATDQTVVADFFGITRFATIKGSMQLIALLGGITGPIMAGRIYDVYGSYDIAFIILCPVVSLGTLCVFMARKLSNKN
- a CDS encoding Ldh family oxidoreductase encodes the protein MVLEVFHVSEEDSIRIDANRLRNTVEALFKSAGMPEHDAKIATDCLLSADLRGVDSHGVSNMLRVYMQNINDGVINPAPDWKITNERLSIANIDCDRGLGIVIAPQAMEIAIEKAKATGIGVVTMANGAHAGMVAYHAMLALKHDMIGMSMTAAGAQVLPTFGAEPRLGTNPIAIAAPANKERPFVFDAATSSVAVNKINLAKRMNVAIPGGLVAQADGTPILEESLVPDNYKLLPTGSTREQGSHKGYALACMVEILCSIMSGSGFGFSNERGRAQSYVAAYDVSAFTDVNEFKNTMDEFIKSLRETPPAPGQNEVVIPGHPEFDEEIERGQKGIPLHKEVIQWFDDICGELGINSIWK
- a CDS encoding ankyrin repeat domain-containing protein encodes the protein MFNRLVALFLLTSIMIVTLSCSDNTKNSTPSIDLLTAIDKENIEIVQQHIDTGTNINNYPVPVGIPLAGAHPLHLAVVKGNVEIVDLLLSNGADINLEANNKDKATPLHWAVFFLQKEMVDLLIDSGAEINYVDGNGTTPLDTANYTKVINIKDEKKLSIINEIITALSNKNALSASDL
- a CDS encoding LLM class flavin-dependent oxidoreductase; this encodes MKIGIELAIKTPVNEIEQAIKLCEKHNLDRIWIPDSNISLWEFWSILGLTANVSNKIRIGAGVTSPYQRNPVVMAQAAATIDQLSNGRLDMALGRGSRFWLSNIGIDGVDDGLNESFEILKSLFAGNELDYSGNQFNIKSPALRQSIIQETIPIYIANTSEYWTEKAINFADGIHTYTTNINLLNYMNEASNKAIQKPFYKITTIGYIQPKEVETWWVSNFAKNRNLQLLCNRNSDDIDIEELKNDLIFNNKKSLNQQISKLESANFDELMIAYRRPEDLEYILKTVKDCT
- a CDS encoding insulinase family protein, which gives rise to MEIKYRDLILPNGLQVIISENHTLPTAAVNLWYHVGSKNEQIGKTGFAHLFEHIMFEGSKNHDTGFFQAIEKLGASLNGSTNSDRTNYWENFPSNYLEYILWLESDRMGFLLEAFDQKKFDTEKDVVKNERRQSYENRPYGVSHLVLQELIYPSPHPYHWPTIGYHEDLDSANLDDVKDFFKKYYVPANASISIVGDIDLNKTEELVYKYFSEIPKSPRPEKLKSYPVRLSGNIEMSIYDKITLPAIQLAYPTVEKFHNYEAALDLLSIILGDGESSRLHKALINREQIAIDVSVYHDSNEIAGDFKVDAVAAESIDIDNLLTKLQKEFDNIANTPFTLEELERSKNKIITGRARRLSRNGGFGGRADLLNFYNVYQSNPNLINTDTSRYQDVTLEDLSNVFNKYIYNRNHVALKTLPQPSNENVSIQVPEIDRSIPPHTEQSSEYVPEIPTLHSLKNGMKLIFQQKTDNELVSFKLLTLDGAMTDPKTMSGLTNLTTELLATGTENRTITDIANDFEYIGSHLNYMTGRETTVLDSESLNTLWGTGLEIIGDIYENPVFPENEIKRKVKEQITELSTIKDSPNALARIIFPQIIYGDASQFGHPILGAANSLSAIKQQDIIKHHKSRDTNETFLIVTGNTTLEEIEKYSDRAFKQKYNTIDKKHSPNIELEKLPIYNIVDLPGAPQTVIRVGFPWKGRKDSQYYAATVLNQILGGQFTSRINTNLRQDKGYTYGFHSWFDWSENHSIYSTGGSVQTSTTMASLQEIYKEIEEFKTSRIPQKEEFEEAKSSLIRQYPSAFESNSSVNNILTNIALHSLGTDYYQNYCQNIEKVTIDEVMQVAKELLSIQSIIILIVGDKTVIENDKNKLDITFTDITEKYIQK
- a CDS encoding aspartate aminotransferase family protein, whose translation is MALDTRTGEDLENLKDIASAHFWPHSRQAGDLSDDTGITLVGEASGVWVEDLKGVKWFDTIAGMWLKNIGHGRNEIAEAVYKQMTQVSYSPGGTVSPATVELSGKLASLTPDKESRIYFVSGGSEAVETALKMAKKYHSNNGQSRWKVISRRGSYHGATHACISLGGGGVGAPGDYGPLMPGNIHVSNVDNYRDIYQDPIECAYDIERAILHEGPESVAAVIGEPISAANGIHIPDPRYWPLVREICDKYGVLLICDEVITGFGRTGKMFAVEHWGITPDIMTVAKGLTSGYIPIGATIASKKVADAFIGDDDKTFRSLITFGGNPVACAAAITNLDIMINEGMVENSRVMGDYLYEKLQTLRKHEIVGDIRGGLGLLCAIELVKDRSTKEKFSKEDELAKKGAVLMREHALLGRVGDVIPMSPPLCITSDEIDEFIGRMDLILGKLSNQLG